One genomic segment of Clavelina lepadiformis chromosome 3, kaClaLepa1.1, whole genome shotgun sequence includes these proteins:
- the LOC143450591 gene encoding pseudouridylate synthase 1 homolog — MQLVKILSVLLSKPKLSLRKRGFSINKYLCLHRCIFAEANFSTSGFSHQKMDNIPLQNETEKDEQDKSESKHGLLPGPKRKVALLLAYCGENYFGMAMNRGDRERKTIEGSLIRALVDAKLVPENCWDHPNKMSYKVASRTDKGVSTCGQVVSLKMVFHENAAELINEKLPHDIRVLGVKRTTQGFSAQYWAGARTYSYTLPTYAFASSDEEKPQYRISPEKLKSIQSFLYRYKGTHSYHNFTSGKRMGDMSAHRYIMEFEHETPFLQHDIEFMTLKLKGQSFMIHQIRKMVGLMIAIVGDHAEEHYFNMAFSEPLVDIPKAPGTGLVLERVHYDTYNKKFSHLHGGIDFSEVESEVEQFRQTRILPYIYLSEVEEEGMMEWLPTLSCHDFTGERAREDWKKMNEKKNALESNGDVDASAQEKLDNQDFDANDDFSNTNLKQTHTDLKRKNDQKEDTSFSKIVEPAEKKARNDIIDVNEES; from the exons ATGCAGCTTGTTAAAATTCTTTCTGTATTATTATCGAAGCCTAAATTATCATTAAGAAAGAGGGGCTTCTCTATAAACAAATACCTTTGCTTACATCGGTGCATTTTTGCTGAAGCTAATTTTTCAACTAGTGGTTTTAGTCATCAAAAAATGGATAACATACCtctgcaaaatgaaacag aAAAAGATGAACAAGACAAGTCTGAATCTAAGCATGGTTTATTGCCTGGACCAAAACGAAAG GTAGCCCTTTTGTTGGCATATTGTGgtgaaaattattttggaaTGGCAATGAACAGAGGAGACAGAGAAAGAAAAACTATTGAAGGATCACTGATACGTGCGTTGGTTGATGCTAAACTTGTTCCTGAAAATTGTTGGGATCACCCAAATAAAATGTCTTATAAAGTTGCTTCTCGAACAGATAAG GGAGTATCTACATGTGGACAGGTTGTATCACTGAAAATGGTCTTCCATGAAAATGCCGCTGAATTAATCAACGAAAAACTACCACATGATATAAGAGTTCTTG GGGTAAAAAGAACAACACAAGGATTTAGCGCACAATATTGGGCTGGTGCTCGAACATATTCTTATACACTGCCAACTTATGCCTTTGCCAGCTCAGATGAAGAAAAACCTCAATACAGAATATCACCAG AAAAGTTAAAGAGCATTCAGTCATTCCTGTATCGTTACAAAGGAACTCATTCTTATCATAATTTTACTTCTGGAAAGAGGATGGGTGATATGAGTGCCCACCGGTATATCATGGAATTTGAACATGAGACCCCATTTTTGCAGCATGACATTGAGTTTATGACTTTGAAATTGAAG GGACAAAGTTTTATGATCCACCAAATAAGGAAAATGGTTGGACTTATGATAGCAATAGTGGGCGATCATGCTGAAGAACATTACTTTAACATGGCGTTTTCTGAACCCCTTGTTGACATTCCCAAAGCTCCTGGAACTG GGTTAGTGTTGGAAAGAGTCCATTACGATACTTACAACAAGAAATTCAGCCATCTGCATGGTGGCATTGATTTTTCAGAAGTGGAAAGTGAAGTAGAACAATTCAGACAAACAAGGATATTGCcctatatatattt AAGTGAGGTTGAGGAAGAAGGCATGATGGAGTGGCTTCCTACTCTCTCCTGTCATGACTTCACTGGGGAGCGGGCGCGTGAAGACTGGAAGAAAATGAACGAG aaaaagaATGCATTGGAAAGCAACGGTGATGTAGATGCAAGCGCTCAGGAGAAATTGGATAATCAGGACTTTGATGCAAATGATGACTTTTCGAATACTAATTTGAAACAGACCCACACAgacttgaaaagaaaaaatgatcaaaaagAAGACACaagcttttcaaaaattgttgaaCCCGCTGAGAAAAAAGCAAGAAACGATATTATTGATGTTAATGAAGAGAGCTAG